A stretch of Pseudomonas sp. LS.1a DNA encodes these proteins:
- a CDS encoding DUF1513 domain-containing protein: MLRRQALKLGSVLLSALTLGGWSLFRNKGSEPLLLSARDDGDGKHYAVGFRLDGTPVFSTQVAQRCHAIIHHPQLPIALFVARRPGTESYLVDLRDGRLLQTVTSQPNRHFYGHAVIHKGGEWLYATENDTTDPGRGVLGVYRFEGERLVHSGEIPTHGIGPHEVAWLPDGETLIVANGGIRTEAESRVEMNLDAMEPSLVLMQRDGTLLSKETLAQQMNSVRHLAVGSDGTIAACQQFMGDADETAELLAIKRPGEPFKAFPVPERQLQAMAQYTASVAIHSELRLVALTAPRANRLFIWDLDSGAVRLDAPMPDCAGVGAVQDGFVVTSGQGRCRFYDCRKAELVGQPMNLPSGFWDNHLHLV, from the coding sequence ATGCTGCGACGCCAGGCCCTCAAACTCGGTAGCGTATTGCTCAGCGCCCTCACCCTGGGCGGCTGGAGCCTGTTCCGCAACAAAGGCAGCGAGCCCCTGCTGCTGTCGGCGCGTGACGACGGCGACGGCAAGCACTATGCGGTCGGGTTCCGCCTGGACGGCACCCCGGTGTTCAGCACCCAGGTCGCCCAACGTTGCCATGCCATCATCCATCACCCGCAACTACCGATCGCCCTGTTCGTCGCCCGCCGGCCCGGCACTGAAAGCTACCTGGTCGACCTGCGCGACGGGCGCCTGCTGCAGACCGTCACCTCGCAGCCGAACCGGCACTTCTACGGCCACGCGGTCATCCACAAAGGTGGCGAATGGCTGTATGCCACCGAGAACGACACCACCGACCCGGGGCGTGGCGTACTCGGTGTATACCGCTTCGAGGGCGAGCGCCTGGTGCATAGCGGCGAGATTCCGACCCACGGCATCGGCCCGCACGAAGTGGCCTGGCTGCCGGACGGCGAGACGCTGATCGTGGCCAATGGTGGTATCCGCACCGAAGCCGAAAGCCGGGTGGAGATGAACCTCGACGCCATGGAACCGAGCCTGGTGCTGATGCAGCGCGACGGTACCCTGCTGAGCAAGGAAACCCTGGCCCAGCAGATGAACAGCGTGCGCCACCTGGCGGTGGGCAGCGATGGCACGATCGCCGCCTGCCAACAGTTCATGGGCGATGCCGATGAAACCGCCGAACTGCTGGCAATCAAGCGCCCGGGCGAGCCGTTCAAGGCCTTCCCGGTGCCGGAGCGGCAGTTGCAGGCCATGGCCCAGTACACCGCCAGCGTGGCTATCCACAGTGAGCTGCGGCTGGTAGCGCTGACCGCGCCACGGGCCAATCGCCTGTTCATCTGGGACCTGGACAGTGGCGCGGTACGGCTGGATGCGCCAATGCCCGATTGTGCGGGGGTGGGCGCGGTGCAGGACGGTTTTGTCGTCACCTCCGGGCAGGGCCGTTGCCGGTTCTATGATTGCCGCAAGGCCGAGCTGGTCGGGCAGCCGATGAACCTGCCGTCCGGTTTCTGGGACAACCACCTGCATCTCGTCTGA
- a CDS encoding efflux RND transporter periplasmic adaptor subunit, which yields MLRRRMLIMLAVVLLIVLALGGYKAFSIYQQIQIFTAPKPPITVAAALAEQRPWQERLPAVGSLKALQGVELSLEVEGIVKALHFDSGQQVKAGQLLLQLNDDQETALLGTAQADLGLAKVDFGRGSQLVGDSAISRGEFDRLTAQYRRNQAVVDQLKASKTKKSISAPFSGTIGIRQVDVGDYLAAGTVIATLQDTSSLYVDFNVPEQALPHLSLGQQVLVQVAAYPGQTFPASLSAINPKVEETTRNLLVRATMANPDGKLLPGMFASLLILLPNPQPQVVVPESAITYTLYGNSVYVATPKKDKDGKPENDDKGQPQLTAEQRTVQTGERRDGVVVVSKGLQAGEQVVTAGQLKLTPGAAIRIGQDKALKPAQGAPGKD from the coding sequence ATGCTGCGCCGCCGCATGCTCATCATGTTGGCCGTGGTTCTGCTGATCGTGCTGGCCCTGGGGGGCTACAAAGCCTTTTCGATCTACCAGCAGATCCAGATCTTCACTGCCCCCAAGCCGCCCATCACCGTGGCGGCCGCCTTGGCCGAACAGCGCCCGTGGCAAGAGCGCCTGCCCGCCGTCGGCAGCCTCAAGGCGCTACAGGGCGTGGAGCTGAGCCTGGAGGTGGAAGGCATCGTCAAAGCCCTGCACTTCGACTCGGGCCAGCAGGTAAAGGCCGGGCAGCTGCTGCTGCAGCTCAATGACGACCAGGAAACCGCCCTGCTCGGCACCGCCCAGGCCGACCTGGGCCTGGCCAAGGTCGATTTCGGCCGTGGCAGCCAGCTGGTCGGCGACTCGGCCATCTCCCGCGGCGAGTTTGACCGCCTCACCGCCCAGTACCGACGGAACCAGGCGGTGGTCGACCAGCTCAAGGCATCGAAGACCAAGAAAAGCATCAGCGCCCCGTTCAGCGGCACCATCGGTATTCGCCAGGTGGACGTTGGCGACTACCTGGCCGCCGGCACGGTGATCGCCACCCTGCAGGACACATCCAGCCTCTACGTCGACTTCAACGTACCGGAACAGGCTCTACCACACCTCAGCCTGGGCCAGCAGGTACTGGTGCAGGTGGCCGCCTACCCGGGCCAGACCTTCCCCGCCAGCCTCAGCGCCATCAACCCCAAGGTCGAGGAAACCACGCGCAACCTGCTGGTGCGCGCAACCATGGCCAACCCGGACGGCAAGCTGCTGCCGGGCATGTTCGCCAGCCTGCTGATTCTGCTGCCCAACCCGCAGCCACAGGTGGTAGTGCCGGAAAGCGCCATCACCTACACCCTGTATGGCAACTCGGTGTACGTCGCCACGCCGAAGAAGGACAAGGACGGCAAGCCGGAAAACGACGACAAGGGCCAGCCGCAGCTCACCGCCGAGCAGCGCACGGTGCAGACCGGCGAGCGCCGTGACGGCGTGGTGGTGGTCAGCAAGGGCCTGCAGGCGGGGGAACAGGTGGTCACCGCCGGCCAACTGAAGCTCACCCCCGGCGCCGCAATCCGCATTGGCCAGGACAAAGCCCTCAAGCCCGCACAGGGCGCGCCGGGCAAGGACTGA
- a CDS encoding multidrug efflux RND transporter permease subunit: MAFTDPFIRRPVLASVVSLLILLLGFQAWNKLQIRQYPQMENALITVTTAYPGANAETIQGYITQPLQQSLASAEGIDYMTSVSRQNFSIISIYARIGADSDRLFTELLAKANEVRNKLPQDSEDPVLSKEAADASALMYISFYSKEMSNPQITDYLSRVIQPKLATLPGMAEAEILGNQVFAMRIWIDPVKLAGFGLSATDVTNAVRRYNFLSAAGEVKGEYVVTSINASTELKSAEAFAALPVKTSGDSRVLLGDVARVEMGAENYDTVSSFDGTPSVYIGIKATPAANPLDVIKEVRRIMPELESQLPSALKVSIAYDATLFIQASIDEVIKTLGEAVLIVIVVVFLFLGALRSVLIPVVTIPLSMIGVLFFMQMMGYSLNLLTLLAMVLAIGLVVDDAIVVVENIHRHMEEGKSPFDAALEGAREIAMPVVSMTITLAAVYAPIGFLTGLTGALFKEFALTLAGAVIISGIVALTLSPMMCALLLRQEQNPSGLAHRLDVLFERLKVRYQRLLHATLDSRPVVLVFAVIILCLIPVLLKFTQNELAPNEDQGVIFMMSSSPQPANLDYLNAYTDQFTPLFKAFPEYYSSFQINGFNGVQTGIGGFLLKPWNERERTQMELLPLVQSKLEEISGLQIFGFNLPSLPGTGEGLPFQFVINSAGDYPALLDVAQRIKARAQESGKFAFLDIDLAFDKPEVVVDIDRAKAAQMGVSMDTLGGTLATLLGEAEINRFTLEGRSYKVIAQVERPYRDNPGWLNNYYVKNDQGQLLPLSTLITLTDRARPRQLNQFQQLNSAIIQGVPMVSLGEALQTVQGIAREEAPEGFAFDYAGVARQYVQEGSALWVTFGLALAIIFLVLAAQFESFRDPLVILVTVPLSICGALLPLFLGVSSMNIYTQVGLVTLIGLISKHGILIVEFANQLREERGLSVREAIEEAAAIRLRPVLMTTAAMVFGMVPLILATGAGAVSRFDIGTVIATGMSIGTLFTLFVLPCIYTLLAHKEVARQTSVA, from the coding sequence ATGGCGTTCACCGACCCGTTCATCCGCCGCCCGGTGCTGGCCAGCGTGGTCAGCCTGCTGATCCTGCTGCTGGGCTTCCAGGCCTGGAACAAGCTGCAGATCCGCCAGTACCCGCAAATGGAAAACGCCCTGATCACGGTGACCACTGCCTACCCCGGTGCCAACGCCGAGACCATCCAGGGCTATATCACCCAGCCGCTGCAGCAAAGCCTGGCCAGCGCCGAAGGCATCGACTACATGACCTCGGTGAGCCGGCAGAACTTCTCGATCATTTCCATCTACGCACGTATCGGCGCTGACAGCGACCGGTTGTTCACCGAGCTGCTGGCCAAGGCCAACGAAGTGCGCAACAAGCTGCCCCAGGACTCGGAAGACCCGGTACTGAGCAAGGAAGCCGCCGATGCCTCGGCGCTGATGTACATCAGTTTCTACAGCAAGGAGATGAGCAACCCGCAAATCACCGACTACCTGTCGCGGGTGATCCAGCCCAAGCTGGCCACCCTGCCGGGCATGGCCGAAGCGGAGATCCTCGGCAACCAGGTGTTCGCCATGCGCATCTGGATCGACCCGGTGAAACTGGCAGGCTTCGGCCTGTCGGCCACCGACGTGACCAATGCCGTACGCCGCTACAACTTCCTCTCCGCGGCCGGTGAGGTAAAGGGCGAATACGTGGTCACCAGCATCAACGCCAGCACCGAACTGAAGTCGGCCGAAGCGTTCGCCGCGCTACCGGTCAAGACCAGTGGCGACAGCCGCGTGTTGCTGGGCGATGTGGCGCGGGTCGAGATGGGTGCGGAAAACTACGACACGGTCAGCTCGTTCGACGGCACCCCATCGGTGTACATCGGCATCAAGGCTACACCGGCCGCCAACCCGCTGGACGTCATCAAGGAAGTCCGGCGTATCATGCCCGAGCTGGAAAGCCAGCTGCCCTCGGCGCTGAAGGTATCGATCGCCTACGACGCCACGCTGTTCATCCAGGCCTCCATCGACGAAGTGATCAAGACCCTCGGCGAAGCGGTACTGATCGTCATCGTGGTGGTGTTCCTGTTCCTCGGTGCCCTGCGCTCGGTGCTGATCCCGGTGGTGACCATCCCGCTGTCGATGATCGGCGTGCTGTTCTTCATGCAGATGATGGGCTACTCGCTCAACCTGCTGACCCTGCTGGCCATGGTGCTGGCCATCGGCCTGGTGGTGGACGATGCGATTGTCGTGGTGGAGAACATCCACCGGCACATGGAAGAAGGCAAATCGCCGTTCGACGCGGCCCTTGAGGGCGCCCGGGAAATCGCCATGCCGGTGGTGTCCATGACCATTACCCTGGCGGCAGTGTATGCGCCGATCGGCTTCCTTACCGGGCTCACCGGCGCACTGTTCAAGGAGTTTGCCCTGACCTTGGCCGGTGCAGTGATCATCTCCGGCATCGTTGCCCTCACCCTGTCGCCGATGATGTGTGCCCTGCTGCTGCGCCAGGAGCAGAACCCCAGCGGCCTGGCCCATCGCCTGGACGTGCTGTTCGAACGCCTGAAGGTGCGCTACCAGCGCCTGCTGCACGCTACCCTCGACAGCCGGCCAGTGGTGCTGGTGTTCGCCGTGATCATCCTGTGCCTGATCCCGGTGCTGCTGAAGTTCACCCAGAACGAACTGGCGCCCAACGAGGACCAGGGGGTGATCTTCATGATGAGCAGCTCGCCGCAGCCGGCCAACCTTGATTACCTCAACGCCTACACCGACCAATTCACTCCGCTGTTCAAGGCGTTCCCGGAGTATTACTCGTCATTCCAGATCAACGGCTTCAATGGCGTGCAGACCGGCATCGGCGGCTTCCTGCTCAAGCCCTGGAACGAGCGCGAGCGCACGCAGATGGAACTGCTGCCGCTGGTGCAGAGCAAGCTTGAGGAAATCAGCGGCCTGCAGATCTTCGGCTTCAACCTGCCGTCGCTGCCCGGCACCGGCGAGGGCCTGCCATTCCAGTTCGTGATCAACAGCGCTGGCGACTACCCGGCACTGCTGGATGTGGCTCAGCGCATCAAGGCCCGCGCCCAGGAGTCCGGCAAGTTCGCCTTCCTCGACATCGACCTGGCCTTCGACAAACCCGAGGTGGTGGTGGACATCGACCGGGCCAAGGCGGCGCAGATGGGGGTGTCGATGGACACCTTGGGCGGCACCCTGGCGACCTTGCTGGGCGAAGCGGAAATCAACCGTTTCACCCTCGAAGGCCGCAGCTACAAGGTGATTGCCCAGGTCGAGCGGCCGTACCGCGATAACCCCGGCTGGCTGAACAACTACTACGTGAAGAACGACCAGGGCCAGTTGCTGCCGCTATCGACCCTGATCACCCTCACCGACCGCGCCCGTCCGCGCCAGCTCAACCAGTTCCAGCAGCTGAATTCGGCGATCATCCAGGGCGTGCCCATGGTCAGCCTGGGCGAGGCACTGCAGACCGTGCAGGGCATCGCCCGCGAAGAGGCTCCGGAAGGCTTCGCCTTCGACTATGCCGGCGTGGCCCGCCAGTACGTGCAGGAAGGCAGTGCGCTGTGGGTGACCTTCGGCCTGGCGTTGGCAATCATCTTCCTGGTGCTGGCGGCGCAATTTGAAAGCTTCCGCGACCCGCTGGTGATTCTGGTGACCGTGCCGTTGTCGATCTGTGGCGCGCTGCTGCCGCTGTTCCTCGGCGTATCGAGCATGAACATCTACACCCAGGTCGGGCTGGTGACGCTGATCGGGCTGATCAGCAAGCACGGCATCCTGATTGTCGAGTTTGCCAACCAGTTGCGTGAGGAACGCGGCCTGAGCGTGCGCGAAGCGATCGAGGAAGCCGCGGCGATTCGCCTGCGACCAGTGCTGATGACCACGGCAGCGATGGTGTTCGGCATGGTGCCGCTGATCCTGGCGACCGGGGCGGGGGCGGTCAGCCGTTTTGACATCGGCACGGTGATTGCGACCGGGATGTCGATTGGCACGCTGTTCACCCTGTTTGTGTTGCCTTGTATCTACACCTTGCTGGCGCACAAAGAGGTGGCCAGACAGACATCGGTTGCCTGA
- a CDS encoding lipopolysaccharide kinase InaA family protein, with product MAVAQKGESRFDFYWRQQGEWVEEPNQRRGGESGVQRLNDGNGKLLYAKRQVGHIYRSLLHPFGRPTVLRELDALNSFEQLGVRVPRIVFCGAERDADHQWRALLVSEALDGFVELDTWHAEGARERYPQVVHERMLKDLADNLARMHLGHWQHGCLYGKHVFIKVIGEGEQARVEVALLDLEKCRRRISCQRAAGNDLRQLRRHSSINDAEWQTLLYFYQMAFGSAVKGLGQ from the coding sequence ATGGCTGTAGCCCAGAAAGGGGAGTCGCGGTTCGATTTTTACTGGCGCCAGCAGGGCGAGTGGGTCGAGGAGCCTAACCAGCGCCGTGGTGGCGAGAGTGGTGTGCAACGCCTCAACGATGGCAATGGCAAGCTGCTGTATGCCAAGCGCCAGGTCGGGCATATCTACCGGAGCCTGCTGCACCCTTTCGGTCGGCCAACCGTATTGCGTGAACTCGATGCGCTGAACAGCTTCGAGCAACTGGGCGTGCGCGTACCGCGCATCGTCTTCTGTGGCGCCGAGCGTGATGCCGACCACCAGTGGCGTGCGCTGCTGGTGAGCGAAGCACTCGACGGTTTCGTCGAGCTCGACACCTGGCATGCCGAAGGTGCCCGCGAGCGTTACCCGCAGGTGGTGCATGAGCGCATGCTCAAGGACCTGGCGGACAACCTGGCGCGGATGCACCTGGGGCACTGGCAGCACGGCTGCCTGTATGGCAAGCACGTGTTCATCAAGGTAATTGGCGAGGGTGAGCAGGCTCGGGTCGAAGTCGCGCTGCTGGACCTGGAAAAGTGTCGGCGACGTATCAGCTGCCAGCGCGCGGCGGGCAATGACCTGCGCCAGCTGCGCCGCCATTCGTCGATCAATGACGCAGAATGGCAAACCCTGCTCTACTTTTACCAGATGGCGTTTGGCAGCGCTGTCAAAGGGTTAGGGCAATGA
- a CDS encoding class I SAM-dependent methyltransferase → MRSPIKLEFSEKYDKEHAREYFLKHQDGLARRLSHKRDEQLARRALALAGEPGLVLDLPCGAGRFWPLLAEKPNRVIIGADNSEAMIETACTAQPPEVVARVRPLQTSAFAIDLPDNSVDSIFCMRLFHHIGEAAHRKTILSEFQRVSRDSVILSLWVDGNFKAWRRKKLEQRRSARKGDQDNYQNRFVLPAETVEEEFRAAGFRIQERLDFLPFYAMWRVYVLRKG, encoded by the coding sequence ATGCGTAGCCCCATCAAGCTTGAATTTTCCGAGAAGTACGACAAAGAACATGCGCGCGAGTACTTTCTCAAGCACCAGGATGGCCTGGCGCGTCGCCTTTCCCACAAGCGAGATGAGCAGCTGGCGCGTCGCGCCCTGGCATTGGCGGGTGAGCCTGGCCTGGTCCTCGACCTGCCATGCGGTGCCGGCCGCTTCTGGCCGTTGCTGGCAGAAAAGCCCAACCGGGTGATCATCGGCGCCGACAACTCCGAAGCGATGATCGAGACAGCCTGTACCGCGCAACCGCCAGAGGTGGTGGCGCGGGTACGTCCTTTGCAGACATCGGCGTTTGCCATCGACTTGCCAGACAACTCGGTGGACAGCATTTTCTGCATGCGCCTGTTCCACCACATTGGCGAAGCGGCCCACAGAAAAACCATTCTTTCGGAATTTCAACGGGTTAGCCGTGATAGTGTGATCCTGTCATTGTGGGTGGACGGTAATTTCAAAGCCTGGCGCCGGAAGAAGCTGGAACAGCGTCGCAGCGCCAGGAAGGGCGACCAGGACAATTACCAGAACCGATTTGTGTTACCGGCCGAAACGGTCGAAGAAGAATTCCGAGCCGCCGGCTTCAGAATCCAGGAACGCCTCGACTTCCTGCCGTTCTATGCCATGTGGCGGGTCTATGTATTGCGTAAGGGGTAG